One region of Flavobacterium pisciphilum genomic DNA includes:
- a CDS encoding RidA family protein, which translates to MNENKRIKAVTRSNPSTLAAPVGNYSHVTKISGNADIYTFSGQIGTSKDGKLPGNFNEQVVNTFENIKAVLESQELEADDVIKVNIWATEEIDWDAFYAVWNAFFGEVYPSMTVGYISALGLPEIKLEIEIWAAK; encoded by the coding sequence ATGAATGAAAACAAAAGGATAAAAGCAGTAACAAGATCAAACCCAAGTACATTAGCAGCACCAGTGGGGAACTATTCGCATGTTACAAAGATTTCAGGTAATGCTGATATTTATACTTTTTCAGGTCAAATAGGGACTAGTAAAGACGGTAAGTTGCCAGGAAATTTTAATGAGCAGGTAGTAAATACTTTTGAAAATATAAAGGCTGTTTTGGAAAGCCAAGAATTGGAAGCCGATGATGTTATAAAAGTGAATATCTGGGCAACCGAAGAAATAGATTGGGATGCTTTTTACGCTGTTTGGAATGCATTTTTTGGAGAAGTATATCCATCAATGACTGTAGGATATATTTCAGCATTGGGACTACCAGAGATTAAATTAGAAATCGAAATATGGGCTGCTAAATAG
- a CDS encoding alanine/ornithine racemase family PLP-dependent enzyme yields the protein MAFIKLYRKKLEENYTFLNNIFISKNIKWGVVSKLLCGNKIYLKEIIALGVTEIHDSRVSNLRKIKSLDPNIQTVYIKPPAKRSIASIVKYADVSFNTEIYTIQLLSAEAVKQNKIHKIIIMIEMGDLREGVMGEDLIAFYGQILTLPNIEIRGIGTNLNCLSGVMPTQDKLIQLSLYKQLIEAKFNISIPWVSGGTSVALPLIIKNARPMEVNHFRIGEALFFGKDLFTGETIEGMHNDVFKLYTEIIEITEKPDTPTGELGENVAGNTFSMNDTEDFGGTSLRAILDIGLLDMQPQYLEPDDAEISIVDASSDMLVIDISKSKKEYKIGDLVSFNIKYMGALYLLNSDYIEKTIE from the coding sequence ATGGCATTCATCAAATTATACCGTAAAAAATTAGAAGAGAATTATACCTTTCTCAACAACATTTTCATTTCCAAAAATATCAAATGGGGAGTTGTTTCTAAACTTTTATGTGGAAACAAAATATACCTTAAGGAAATAATCGCTTTAGGAGTTACCGAAATTCATGATTCACGAGTTAGTAACCTCCGAAAAATTAAATCATTAGATCCAAACATTCAAACTGTTTACATTAAACCTCCTGCAAAACGAAGCATTGCAAGCATTGTAAAATATGCAGATGTTAGTTTTAATACTGAAATTTACACTATACAATTGCTCTCGGCTGAAGCTGTTAAACAGAATAAAATCCATAAAATCATTATCATGATTGAGATGGGTGATTTGCGTGAAGGTGTAATGGGCGAAGATTTAATTGCCTTTTATGGTCAAATCTTAACTTTGCCAAATATCGAAATTCGCGGTATTGGCACTAATCTTAATTGCTTGAGTGGTGTAATGCCTACCCAAGACAAACTAATTCAGTTAAGTTTATACAAGCAACTTATCGAAGCTAAATTTAACATTAGTATTCCGTGGGTTTCTGGTGGAACTTCGGTTGCATTGCCTTTAATAATAAAGAATGCTAGACCAATGGAGGTAAATCATTTCAGAATTGGTGAAGCATTATTCTTCGGAAAGGATTTATTTACTGGCGAAACAATTGAAGGCATGCACAATGATGTATTTAAACTCTATACTGAAATTATTGAAATAACCGAAAAACCTGATACTCCAACGGGGGAATTAGGTGAAAATGTTGCTGGAAATACTTTTTCTATGAATGATACCGAAGATTTCGGAGGAACTTCTTTGCGAGCAATTCTAGATATTGGCTTACTTGATATGCAACCTCAGTACTTAGAACCCGATGATGCAGAAATTAGCATTGTTGATGCCAGCTCGGATATGTTGGTGATTGACATTTCTAAATCAAAAAAAGAATATAAAATTGGTGACTTAGTATCGTTTAATATCAAATATATGGGTGCACTATATCTTTTGAATTCTGATTATATCGAAAAAACTATAGAGTAA
- a CDS encoding S41 family peptidase: MKNTLHPPKNKNLFFNYKFIFFLILSFTFTINANSQQKKITEKFKKETVLKIDSLFQKNYVFPDKAKLIGDHLKNSYKQGVFKKYDLLDSFAAALTKEVRFINNDKHLRVKPKFIPAEEKKDLSKNYYEIYLHNFTDNRKLANGFREAKIIDGNIGYLNFKFFIDDTEKTIDSYMNLLASTDAIIIDLRTNGGGSPKTVQYLCSYFFNAPLLLNTLYFRKDNFTEEFWVKDVNGKKMLDVPLFVLTGPKTFSGAEEFSYNMQTQKRATLVGETTGGGANPGDIFEVNNLLETFIATGTGINPITKTNWEGTGVVPEYKTTADAAYDKAVELAKKAAQDYRDKKAAEAKKLYQELQTTIAQQTKPLNEADAAKMDKQLFDVIKKLTESELYKEEDIDFLSSEYSKTKPFITESILKSNTELYPNSPMAFLKYGDVLEENGKKSNAAAVLKKAIEIATVIKAPYIEGLKARYESILKGS, from the coding sequence ATGAAAAACACATTACATCCCCCGAAAAACAAGAATTTATTCTTTAATTACAAGTTCATTTTTTTTCTAATTCTGTCTTTTACTTTTACAATAAATGCAAACAGTCAACAAAAGAAAATAACTGAAAAATTTAAAAAAGAAACCGTTTTAAAAATCGATTCTTTATTCCAAAAAAATTATGTATTCCCTGACAAGGCCAAATTAATTGGGGATCATTTAAAAAACTCTTATAAACAAGGTGTCTTTAAAAAATATGATTTATTAGATTCTTTTGCAGCGGCATTAACAAAAGAAGTTCGTTTCATCAATAACGACAAACATCTAAGGGTTAAACCTAAATTCATTCCTGCAGAAGAAAAGAAAGATTTAAGTAAAAATTACTATGAAATTTATCTTCATAATTTTACTGATAATCGCAAACTAGCAAATGGTTTTAGAGAGGCTAAAATTATAGATGGAAATATCGGATATCTTAATTTCAAATTTTTTATAGACGATACTGAAAAAACAATTGATTCTTATATGAATCTACTAGCTAGCACTGATGCTATCATTATAGACTTAAGAACCAATGGTGGTGGTAGCCCAAAAACAGTACAGTATTTATGCAGTTATTTCTTTAATGCTCCCCTATTATTAAATACGTTATATTTTAGAAAAGACAACTTTACTGAGGAATTTTGGGTAAAAGATGTAAACGGAAAAAAGATGCTTGATGTTCCTTTGTTCGTTCTTACTGGTCCAAAAACTTTTTCGGGAGCAGAAGAATTCAGCTATAATATGCAGACACAAAAAAGAGCAACCTTAGTTGGTGAAACAACTGGAGGTGGCGCTAATCCTGGTGACATTTTTGAAGTTAATAATCTGTTAGAAACATTCATTGCTACGGGAACTGGTATAAATCCCATAACAAAAACGAACTGGGAAGGCACGGGTGTAGTCCCTGAATATAAAACGACCGCCGATGCAGCTTATGATAAAGCTGTAGAATTAGCAAAAAAAGCAGCTCAAGATTATAGAGATAAAAAGGCTGCCGAAGCCAAAAAACTATATCAAGAACTACAAACTACTATTGCTCAACAAACAAAACCTCTTAACGAAGCTGATGCAGCTAAAATGGATAAACAACTATTTGATGTTATAAAAAAACTAACTGAATCTGAATTATACAAAGAAGAAGACATCGATTTTTTATCTTCAGAATATAGTAAAACAAAGCCTTTTATAACTGAGTCTATCTTAAAAAGCAATACGGAGTTGTATCCCAACTCTCCAATGGCTTTTTTAAAGTATGGAGATGTTCTTGAAGAAAATGGTAAAAAAAGTAATGCAGCAGCCGTTCTAAAAAAAGCTATAGAAATTGCTACAGTAATCAAAGCGCCCTATATAGAAGGCTTAAAAGCTCGCTATGAAAGCATCTTAAAGGGCAGCTAA
- a CDS encoding RsmB/NOP family class I SAM-dependent RNA methyltransferase encodes MRLHRNLVYTTIDSLNAIFNEGEYADKVVARALKKDKRWGSSDRKFVAETIYEIVRWKRLYGEIAEVKEPFDRDNLWRMFSVWAVLRGYPIPDWRQLEGTPERKIKGRFDELSKIRAIKESIPDWMDELGVKELGEKLWATEIAAQNQPAKVILRVNTLKTTKEQLRATLMDLNIETEFLKEQPDALVLKERANVFLTDAFKQGFFEVQDANSQRVAAFLDVKPGMRVVDTCAGAGGKTLHIASLMENKGQLIAMDLYESKLKQLKLRAKRNGAFNIEYRIIDTTKVIKKLHEKADRVLIDAPCSGLGVLKRNPDAKWKLKPEFIDNIRKVQAEVLESYSKIVKPGGKLVYATCSILPSENQEQVEKFLKTEIGKEFTFVKDHKILASESGFDGFYMALLERKEAKESKEVVA; translated from the coding sequence ATGAGATTACACAGAAATTTAGTTTATACGACCATCGATTCTTTAAATGCTATATTTAATGAAGGAGAATATGCAGATAAAGTGGTTGCAAGAGCATTAAAAAAAGACAAACGTTGGGGAAGTTCTGACAGGAAATTTGTCGCTGAAACGATATACGAAATAGTTCGTTGGAAAAGATTATATGGTGAAATTGCCGAAGTTAAAGAACCATTTGACAGAGATAACCTTTGGAGAATGTTCTCGGTATGGGCTGTATTAAGAGGATACCCAATTCCTGATTGGCGCCAGCTAGAAGGAACTCCTGAAAGAAAAATTAAAGGTCGTTTTGACGAGCTTTCTAAAATTAGAGCAATTAAAGAATCTATTCCTGATTGGATGGATGAATTAGGTGTAAAAGAATTAGGTGAAAAACTTTGGGCTACAGAAATTGCTGCTCAAAACCAGCCAGCTAAAGTTATACTTAGAGTAAATACTCTAAAAACTACCAAAGAGCAATTAAGGGCTACCTTGATGGATCTTAATATTGAAACTGAATTTTTAAAAGAACAACCAGATGCTTTAGTTCTTAAAGAAAGAGCCAATGTATTCTTAACTGATGCTTTTAAACAAGGTTTCTTTGAGGTTCAAGATGCTAACTCACAACGTGTAGCTGCTTTTCTAGATGTAAAACCTGGAATGCGTGTAGTTGATACTTGTGCTGGTGCTGGTGGAAAAACTTTGCATATTGCTTCTTTGATGGAAAACAAAGGGCAGTTAATTGCAATGGATTTATACGAAAGTAAACTGAAGCAATTAAAATTAAGAGCCAAACGTAATGGTGCTTTTAATATTGAGTACCGTATTATCGACACTACTAAGGTTATTAAGAAATTACACGAAAAAGCCGATAGAGTTTTAATCGATGCTCCTTGTAGTGGATTGGGTGTTTTAAAAAGAAACCCTGATGCTAAATGGAAATTGAAGCCTGAATTTATCGATAATATTCGTAAAGTTCAAGCTGAAGTTTTAGAAAGCTATTCTAAGATTGTAAAACCAGGTGGTAAATTAGTTTATGCTACTTGTTCTATTTTACCTTCTGAAAACCAAGAGCAAGTAGAGAAATTCTTAAAAACAGAAATTGGTAAGGAATTTACTTTTGTAAAAGACCACAAGATATTGGCTTCTGAGTCTGGATTTGATGGATTTTATATGGCTTTATTAGAGCGTAAAGAGGCTAAAGAATCGAAAGAAGTAGTTGCATAA
- a CDS encoding YifB family Mg chelatase-like AAA ATPase, which translates to MLVKVYGSAVFGVEATTITVEVNMDTGIGYHLVGLPDNAIKESCFRIAAALKNNGYKMPGKKIIINMAPADLRKEGSAYDLTLAIGILVASDQIKTNEIDKYIIMGELSLDGSLQPIRGALPIAIKAKEEGYKGFFLPKQNVKEAAIVAGLDVYGVENVQEVIDFLEGKGSLEATTIDTRAEFYKTLDFPEFDFSDVRGQESIKRCMEIAAAGGHNIILVGPPGAGKTMLAKRLPSILPPMTLKEALETTKIHSVAGKLKEVGLMNQRPFRSPHHTISNVALVGGGSYPQPGEISMAHNGVLFLDELPEFKRDVLEVMRQPLEDREVTISRAKFTVTYPSSFMLVASMNPSPSGFFNDPDAPQKSSPHEMQRYLSKVSGPLLDRIDIHIEVTPVPFEKLADDNKAESSVHIRERVTAGREIQAKRFEELENINYNAQMNTKQIREFCVLDEQSKLLLKTAMERLNLSARAYDRILKVARTIADLDAAPSIIASHIAEAIQYRSLDRDGWLG; encoded by the coding sequence ATGTTAGTTAAAGTATACGGAAGTGCTGTTTTTGGTGTTGAGGCCACAACGATAACTGTTGAGGTAAATATGGATACAGGAATTGGGTATCATTTAGTAGGTTTGCCTGATAATGCCATTAAAGAAAGTTGTTTTAGGATAGCAGCTGCCTTAAAAAATAATGGGTATAAGATGCCGGGCAAAAAAATCATTATAAATATGGCTCCAGCTGATTTACGCAAAGAGGGCTCGGCTTATGATTTAACTTTAGCAATTGGAATATTAGTCGCTTCAGACCAAATAAAAACAAACGAAATAGATAAGTATATCATAATGGGAGAACTTTCGCTTGACGGAAGTTTACAGCCCATCAGAGGTGCTTTGCCCATTGCAATAAAAGCAAAAGAAGAAGGATATAAAGGTTTTTTTCTGCCAAAGCAAAATGTAAAAGAAGCTGCAATAGTAGCAGGCTTAGATGTTTATGGTGTTGAGAACGTACAAGAAGTAATAGATTTTCTTGAAGGAAAAGGGAGTTTAGAGGCGACAACAATCGATACTAGAGCAGAATTTTATAAAACGTTGGATTTTCCAGAGTTTGATTTCTCGGATGTAAGAGGGCAGGAGAGTATCAAAAGATGCATGGAGATTGCAGCAGCAGGCGGACATAATATAATTCTTGTTGGACCACCAGGAGCAGGGAAAACAATGCTTGCTAAACGATTGCCAAGTATTTTGCCACCAATGACATTAAAAGAGGCACTTGAAACAACCAAAATACATAGTGTTGCTGGGAAACTAAAAGAAGTTGGCTTAATGAACCAAAGGCCTTTTAGATCTCCTCATCATACAATCTCAAATGTAGCCTTAGTCGGAGGAGGAAGTTACCCACAACCGGGAGAAATTTCGATGGCACATAACGGCGTTTTGTTTCTAGATGAATTACCTGAGTTTAAAAGAGATGTATTAGAAGTAATGCGTCAGCCACTAGAAGATAGAGAAGTAACAATTTCGAGAGCAAAGTTTACGGTTACCTATCCGTCATCGTTTATGCTTGTAGCAAGTATGAATCCTAGTCCGAGTGGATTTTTTAATGATCCTGATGCGCCACAAAAATCATCTCCACATGAGATGCAACGGTATTTAAGTAAGGTTTCAGGACCTTTACTGGATAGAATCGACATTCATATAGAAGTTACACCAGTTCCTTTTGAAAAATTAGCAGATGATAATAAAGCAGAGAGTAGCGTGCATATTAGGGAGCGAGTGACAGCAGGACGAGAAATTCAGGCAAAGCGATTTGAGGAATTAGAGAATATAAATTACAATGCACAAATGAACACAAAGCAAATTCGAGAGTTTTGTGTACTTGATGAACAATCTAAATTATTATTAAAAACGGCAATGGAGCGACTGAATCTTTCAGCAAGAGCCTACGACCGAATTCTGAAAGTAGCAAGAACTATTGCTGATCTTGATGCAGCTCCAAGTATTATAGCATCACATATTGCCGAAGCAATACAATATCGCAGTTTAGATCGTGATGGCTGGTTGGGATAA
- a CDS encoding amidohydrolase family protein — MKKALLLLFLSTILTKIHAQDYFPNNESIHSKNNNYTVFTNATIYVTPTQKIEKGTLLIQDGKVIGAGNNIAIPKNSVTINLEGKTIYPSFIDIYTSFGVEKPKGNSGGRNPLYDTKRVGYYWNESIRSEVNAYESFKYDQPKAEELLKAGFGVVGTHIPDGVARGTGVLIALNNNESSTRILSNKATNHFGFTRSVTTNQAYPSSLMGTMALLRQMYLDLDWYKKGNSTTKDLSLEALASNDKLTQIFTTEDKLNSLRAAKIAKEFGLNYVLKGSGNEFERIEEIKKTNSQFIIPINFPEAYDVSNPYQSNQLELADLRFWNQAPTNLKVLSDNGVVFALTTDKLKKTEDFKTNLIKAIKYGFDKTKALEALTTIPAAILGRSNEIGSLKNGSYANFVITSGEIFDEKTVLYENWVQGSRYVVTDVNTKDIRGNYDLTIDATTYKWKIDGTINAQKSEVTTADSKKAEATFSVSNNWVSLLIRSKDSTKADYTRLTGLIEDTQKLSGKAILPNGNETQWTAIKTAPFTTEKDSAKTEKLNPIMPVTFPNIAFGNSKKLTAQTILFKNATVWTNEKEGILEETDVLIKNGKIAAIGKNLSDASATVIDAKGKHITSGIIDEHSHIAISNGVNEMGHNSTAEVTIEDVVNSEDINIYRDLAGGVTISQLLHGSANPIGGRSAIVKWKWGQPADEMLYKNQPKFIKFALGENVKQSNWGITNPTRFPQTRMGVEQVFTDYFQRAKEYDASWKKYNSGSKKGKAPRVDLELQTIAEILNKERFITCHSYIESEILMLMNVTEKFNFKVNTFTHILEGYKVADKMKEHGVGASTFSDWWAYKFEVNDAIPFNGPIMHNEGIVVAYNSDDAEMSRRLNQEAAKAVKYGNISEEEAWKFVTLNPAKLLHIDDKVGSLKIGKDADVVLWSTNPLSIYAKAEKTIIEGVVYYDILKETEQELAITKERSDLIGQLLQEKNKGASTQQPKKKEKKEYHCDTLEQ; from the coding sequence ATGAAAAAAGCCTTATTATTGCTCTTTTTGAGCACTATTTTAACAAAAATACACGCCCAAGATTATTTCCCCAATAATGAGAGTATTCACAGTAAAAACAATAATTATACGGTTTTTACCAATGCAACTATTTATGTTACCCCAACACAAAAAATAGAAAAAGGTACTTTACTCATTCAAGATGGAAAAGTAATAGGTGCCGGAAATAATATCGCTATTCCCAAAAACAGCGTTACAATTAATCTAGAAGGAAAAACAATTTATCCTTCGTTCATAGATATTTATACTTCGTTTGGAGTAGAAAAACCAAAAGGTAATTCTGGAGGACGTAACCCTTTATATGACACCAAAAGAGTTGGATATTATTGGAATGAGAGTATTCGCTCAGAAGTAAATGCATACGAAAGCTTTAAATATGACCAACCTAAAGCCGAAGAACTACTAAAAGCAGGTTTTGGAGTAGTTGGAACTCACATTCCTGATGGAGTGGCTCGTGGAACTGGTGTTTTAATAGCATTAAATAATAATGAAAGTAGTACCCGCATACTATCTAATAAAGCAACCAATCATTTTGGATTTACACGAAGTGTAACAACTAATCAAGCGTACCCAAGTTCTTTAATGGGAACTATGGCATTGCTTCGCCAAATGTATTTGGATTTAGATTGGTATAAAAAAGGCAATTCGACTACCAAAGACCTATCATTAGAAGCCTTAGCCAGTAATGATAAATTAACACAAATATTTACTACAGAAGATAAATTGAACAGCTTAAGAGCTGCCAAAATAGCCAAAGAGTTTGGATTAAATTATGTGTTAAAAGGATCAGGAAATGAGTTTGAAAGAATTGAAGAAATCAAGAAAACAAATTCACAATTTATTATTCCAATAAATTTCCCAGAAGCATACGATGTTTCAAATCCATATCAATCAAATCAATTAGAATTAGCCGACTTGCGCTTTTGGAATCAAGCTCCAACAAATCTAAAAGTTCTTTCTGACAACGGAGTTGTTTTTGCTTTGACAACTGATAAATTGAAGAAAACGGAAGATTTTAAAACTAATTTGATAAAAGCAATTAAGTACGGTTTTGATAAAACAAAAGCCTTAGAAGCCTTAACAACTATCCCTGCTGCTATATTAGGTAGAAGCAATGAAATAGGAAGTTTAAAAAATGGCAGCTATGCAAATTTTGTAATTACTTCTGGAGAAATATTTGATGAGAAAACCGTTTTATATGAAAACTGGGTTCAGGGAAGTAGATATGTAGTTACTGATGTTAATACAAAAGACATTCGTGGTAATTATGATTTAACAATCGATGCTACAACTTATAAATGGAAAATCGACGGTACAATTAATGCTCAAAAATCGGAGGTAACAACTGCTGACTCTAAAAAGGCTGAAGCTACATTTTCTGTTTCAAACAATTGGGTTTCCTTATTAATTAGATCTAAAGATTCTACTAAAGCTGATTACACACGATTAACTGGACTTATAGAAGACACTCAAAAACTTTCTGGAAAAGCCATTTTACCTAATGGAAATGAAACGCAGTGGACAGCAATAAAAACGGCTCCATTTACAACTGAGAAAGATTCTGCTAAAACAGAAAAACTAAATCCAATAATGCCAGTTACTTTCCCAAACATTGCTTTTGGTAACTCAAAAAAATTAACTGCACAGACTATATTATTTAAAAACGCCACTGTTTGGACTAACGAAAAAGAAGGAATCCTAGAAGAGACTGATGTCTTAATCAAAAATGGAAAAATAGCTGCTATAGGAAAAAATTTATCCGATGCATCAGCAACTGTTATTGATGCAAAAGGCAAACACATCACTAGTGGTATTATTGATGAACATTCGCACATTGCAATATCAAATGGTGTAAATGAAATGGGACACAACTCTACTGCAGAAGTAACTATTGAAGATGTTGTAAACTCTGAAGACATTAATATTTATAGAGATTTGGCAGGTGGAGTTACAATCTCACAATTATTACATGGATCTGCCAATCCAATTGGTGGCCGCTCAGCAATTGTAAAATGGAAATGGGGACAGCCTGCAGATGAAATGTTATACAAAAATCAACCTAAATTTATCAAATTTGCCTTGGGTGAAAACGTAAAACAATCTAATTGGGGAATCACAAATCCTACTCGTTTTCCACAAACAAGAATGGGTGTTGAACAAGTTTTTACCGATTATTTCCAACGTGCAAAAGAATATGATGCTTCTTGGAAAAAATACAATTCAGGTTCTAAGAAAGGAAAAGCTCCTAGAGTTGATCTAGAATTACAAACCATTGCCGAAATCTTAAACAAAGAGCGTTTTATTACTTGTCACTCTTATATAGAATCGGAGATTTTAATGTTAATGAACGTTACTGAAAAATTTAATTTTAAAGTAAACACTTTTACTCATATTCTTGAAGGGTACAAAGTAGCTGATAAAATGAAAGAACACGGAGTGGGCGCTTCAACTTTCTCTGATTGGTGGGCATACAAATTTGAAGTTAACGATGCAATCCCTTTTAATGGTCCAATTATGCACAATGAAGGAATTGTAGTTGCCTATAACTCAGATGATGCTGAAATGTCTAGAAGATTAAATCAAGAGGCTGCCAAAGCTGTAAAATATGGTAATATATCTGAAGAAGAAGCATGGAAATTTGTTACGCTCAATCCAGCAAAATTATTACACATCGATGATAAAGTGGGTAGTTTAAAAATAGGAAAAGATGCTGATGTTGTATTATGGAGCACTAATCCGTTATCTATTTATGCTAAAGCAGAAAAAACAATTATTGAGGGTGTAGTATATTATGATATTCTAAAAGAAACGGAACAAGAGCTAGCCATAACGAAAGAAAGAAGCGATCTGATAGGGCAATTGCTACAAGAAAAAAACAAAGGAGCAAGTACTCAACAACCAAAAAAGAAAGAGAAAAAAGAATATCACTGTGATACTTTAGAACAATAA
- a CDS encoding GNAT family N-acetyltransferase, which yields MEFKIITPEQEEDKTFTNKIIAKFLHSHLEQYGDTIEDILKCIAYAMNPAKGGTIVLGLDEEKIVGACILNNTGMKDYIPENILVYIAVDQSQRGKGYGKKLMEKVIAISEGNIALHVEPDNPAKILYEKLGFTNKYLEMRLNK from the coding sequence ATGGAATTCAAAATAATTACTCCTGAACAAGAAGAGGATAAAACTTTTACCAATAAAATTATCGCCAAATTTCTTCATTCGCATCTAGAACAATATGGCGATACAATCGAAGACATCCTTAAATGTATTGCTTATGCAATGAACCCTGCTAAAGGGGGGACAATCGTTCTTGGACTAGATGAAGAAAAAATTGTAGGCGCCTGTATCTTAAACAATACTGGAATGAAAGATTACATTCCTGAAAACATACTTGTATATATTGCCGTTGATCAATCTCAAAGAGGCAAAGGCTACGGAAAAAAATTAATGGAAAAAGTAATTGCTATTTCCGAAGGAAATATCGCTTTGCACGTAGAACCCGATAATCCGGCTAAAATTTTATACGAAAAACTAGGTTTCACAAATAAATACCTCGAAATGCGTTTGAATAAATAA
- a CDS encoding DUF6705 family protein has translation MKKIIIICILIICNLSCKAQSTVPIEKLAEYMREEKDVPESITYLKDVNGIRDKYVGTWKGNYNGKNYELVFQKKTTSDDRLTEDGLIMRYLITDVNGTVLEDTRTEPDDSPYTTKSYYFDKSYFVLTYGGRQYQCGQGGELFVMLPKNTNNTTMELFLTPRQGFIIEQYCPNGAAPQLFPKTKMTLTKQ, from the coding sequence ATGAAAAAGATAATTATTATATGTATTCTGATTATATGCAACTTATCCTGCAAAGCACAATCCACTGTTCCAATAGAAAAGTTAGCAGAATACATGCGGGAAGAAAAAGATGTTCCTGAAAGTATCACTTATTTAAAAGATGTAAATGGTATTCGAGATAAATATGTTGGTACTTGGAAAGGAAATTATAATGGTAAAAATTATGAATTAGTCTTTCAAAAAAAAACCACCTCTGACGACAGATTAACTGAAGACGGATTAATAATGCGTTATTTAATTACAGATGTAAATGGCACTGTTTTAGAAGATACCAGAACAGAGCCTGATGATAGCCCTTATACTACAAAAAGTTATTATTTCGACAAAAGCTATTTTGTTTTAACTTATGGAGGGCGTCAATATCAATGTGGACAAGGGGGAGAATTATTTGTTATGTTACCAAAAAACACAAATAATACCACTATGGAACTGTTTCTTACTCCTAGACAAGGTTTTATAATTGAACAATATTGCCCTAATGGTGCAGCTCCACAATTATTTCCAAAAACCAAAATGACCTTAACCAAACAATAG
- a CDS encoding GNAT family N-acetyltransferase — translation MKNIMKLNDTIIRTASLDDMKKLLFFEQELIKAERPFDPTLKSSDVTYYDIDKMITSTEVELLVAEVDGEVIGCGYARIDHAKVYVKYAQYGYLGFMYVDPKYRGLGVIHKIIERLTEWTTSKGITELRLEVYQANESAIKAYEKVGFSKHSVQMRKEV, via the coding sequence ATGAAGAATATTATGAAACTGAATGATACAATTATACGCACTGCTTCCCTTGATGATATGAAGAAGCTTCTTTTTTTTGAGCAAGAATTAATAAAAGCCGAAAGACCATTTGACCCGACATTAAAATCGTCAGATGTTACTTATTATGACATTGATAAAATGATAACTTCAACAGAAGTAGAATTACTCGTTGCAGAAGTAGACGGAGAAGTTATCGGTTGTGGTTATGCAAGAATAGACCATGCGAAAGTATATGTTAAATATGCGCAATATGGTTATTTAGGGTTTATGTATGTTGATCCCAAATACCGTGGTTTGGGTGTGATTCATAAAATAATTGAAAGACTGACTGAATGGACTACTTCAAAAGGAATTACAGAACTTCGCTTAGAAGTATATCAAGCCAATGAATCGGCCATAAAAGCATATGAAAAGGTAGGTTTCTCAAAACATTCTGTACAAATGAGAAAGGAAGTATAG